The following coding sequences lie in one Micromonospora sp. R77 genomic window:
- a CDS encoding SMP-30/gluconolactonase/LRE family protein: MRVSRFPMLLRLVAAATVLTLPGTAVLTPVEPAAAAGAVRPFPSRIPLPDGFTPEGLTVGRGGTVYVTSILDGAVWRGDLRTGRGEVLIPGVPGTDKAGVKLDRSGRLWTADFSGGAASVYDARTGALLARYRFTDRPGSLVNDLVITERAVYFTDSARPVLYVVPLGPGGRLPAASAVRELPLTGPAAVPDAYHNGIVALPDGDLLVAQMLPGRLVRVDPVTGASRLVDLGGYSVERADGLVRRGHTLWVVRNLTNMVVEIRLDPTFTRGTVTHETTGPELRVPTTADLFGNALYVVNARFDTDQTPETDYDIIRLPA, encoded by the coding sequence ATGCGTGTTTCTCGCTTCCCGATGCTGCTCAGACTGGTGGCGGCGGCAACCGTCCTCACCCTGCCCGGTACGGCTGTCCTCACCCCGGTCGAGCCGGCGGCGGCCGCGGGGGCCGTCCGCCCGTTCCCGTCCCGGATCCCGCTGCCCGACGGCTTCACCCCCGAGGGCCTCACCGTGGGGCGCGGCGGCACGGTCTACGTCACCTCGATCCTCGACGGCGCGGTCTGGCGCGGTGACCTGCGGACCGGACGCGGCGAGGTGCTGATCCCCGGGGTGCCCGGCACCGACAAGGCGGGCGTGAAGCTCGACCGGTCCGGTCGGCTCTGGACGGCCGACTTCTCCGGCGGCGCCGCCAGCGTGTACGACGCGCGGACCGGTGCCCTGCTGGCCCGCTACCGGTTCACCGACCGACCCGGCAGCCTGGTCAACGACCTGGTGATCACGGAGCGGGCGGTGTACTTCACCGACTCCGCCCGGCCGGTGCTGTACGTCGTACCGCTCGGGCCGGGCGGTCGGCTGCCCGCCGCGTCGGCGGTCCGGGAGTTGCCGCTGACCGGTCCGGCGGCGGTGCCGGACGCCTACCACAACGGGATCGTGGCGCTGCCCGACGGTGACCTGCTGGTGGCGCAGATGCTCCCCGGCCGGCTGGTCCGGGTGGACCCGGTGACCGGCGCCAGCCGCCTGGTGGACCTGGGTGGCTATTCCGTCGAGCGCGCCGACGGCCTGGTCCGCCGCGGCCACACCCTCTGGGTGGTGCGCAACCTGACCAACATGGTCGTCGAGATCCGGCTCGACCCCACCTTCACCCGGGGCACCGTCACCCACGAGACCACCGGCCCCGAACTCCGCGTCCCCACCACCGCCGACCTCTTCGGCAACGCCCTCTACGTGGTCAACGCCCGCTTCGACACCGACCAGACCCCCGAGACCGACTACGACATCATCCGCCTCCCCGCCTGA
- a CDS encoding gas vesicle protein K — MTGRDEAAELAAVLGEPQWEKPRVRPLDRRLAVDADSVERGLASLVLTVVELLRQLMERQALRRVDLGDLTDDQIERVGATLMALEEQMTHLRDYFGLSPEDLNLDLGPLGPLLPTD, encoded by the coding sequence GTGACCGGCCGGGACGAGGCGGCTGAACTGGCCGCCGTGCTGGGGGAGCCGCAGTGGGAGAAGCCCCGGGTCCGGCCGCTGGACCGTCGGCTGGCCGTCGACGCCGACTCGGTCGAGCGGGGCCTGGCCAGCCTGGTGCTCACCGTCGTCGAGCTGCTCCGCCAGCTCATGGAGCGCCAGGCCCTGCGCCGCGTCGACCTGGGTGACCTCACCGACGACCAGATCGAACGCGTCGGCGCCACCCTGATGGCGCTGGAGGAGCAGATGACCCACCTGCGCGACTACTTCGGCCTCTCCCCCGAAGACCTCAACCTCGACCTGGGCCCCCTCGGCCCCCTCCTCCCCACCGACTGA
- a CDS encoding gas vesicle protein — translation MTSLAPSSADDPLAHHQVALVDLLDRVLATGVVISGDITLAIADIDLVRISLRALVASVGALAPPELPAPPTPLGSPELPGGLASPELPGGLASPELPGGLASPELPGAAAEGTS, via the coding sequence GTGACCTCGCTCGCGCCGAGCAGCGCCGACGATCCGCTGGCCCACCACCAGGTGGCCCTGGTCGACCTGCTGGACCGGGTGCTGGCCACCGGCGTGGTGATCAGCGGCGACATCACCCTGGCCATCGCCGACATCGACCTGGTCCGGATCTCGCTGCGCGCGCTGGTCGCCTCCGTCGGCGCGCTCGCCCCGCCGGAGCTGCCCGCCCCGCCCACCCCGCTCGGGTCGCCGGAGTTGCCCGGCGGGCTGGCGTCGCCGGAGTTGCCCGGCGGGCTGGCGTCGCCGGAGCTGCCCGGCGGGCTCGCGTCGCCGGAGTTGCCCGGTGCGGCGGCGGAGGGGACGTCGTGA
- a CDS encoding GvpL/GvpF family gas vesicle protein, translating to MSTTAESTSADAALGVGAWLHGVAREVDPQTLGGITGMDGTPVRAVRAAGLVAVVSSAPLTEYGEEPLRRNLEDLAWLERAARAHHAVVDALSRAGAVVPARLATVHRDDERVARVLTERRAELTATLARLTGREEWGVKGYVVPGATPRTEEPVGGGGAGAAYLRRRRAQLTAREEGQRIAAEASSAVHTALAGYAVAARRHAPQDRRLSGAATAMVLNGAYLVDRAALDGFAALVGELAERHPELRLELTGPWPPYSFVAEPSADPVPADPVRGESTHAEPTHAEPARGEPV from the coding sequence ATGAGTACGACCGCTGAGTCCACCTCGGCGGACGCCGCCCTCGGGGTCGGCGCCTGGCTGCACGGGGTGGCCCGCGAGGTCGACCCGCAGACGCTCGGCGGGATCACCGGGATGGACGGCACGCCGGTCCGCGCGGTCCGCGCCGCCGGCCTGGTCGCCGTCGTCAGCAGCGCCCCGCTAACCGAGTACGGCGAGGAGCCGCTGCGCCGCAACCTGGAGGACCTGGCCTGGCTGGAGCGGGCCGCCCGGGCCCACCACGCGGTGGTGGACGCGCTGTCCCGGGCGGGCGCGGTGGTGCCGGCCCGGCTGGCCACCGTGCACCGCGACGACGAGCGGGTCGCCCGGGTGCTGACCGAGCGGCGCGCCGAGCTGACCGCCACCCTCGCCCGGCTCACCGGCCGCGAGGAGTGGGGCGTCAAGGGGTACGTGGTGCCCGGCGCGACGCCCCGGACCGAGGAACCGGTCGGCGGGGGCGGGGCCGGTGCGGCGTACCTGCGGCGGCGGCGGGCCCAGCTCACCGCCCGGGAGGAGGGGCAGCGGATCGCGGCGGAGGCGTCCAGCGCCGTGCACACCGCCCTCGCCGGGTACGCGGTCGCCGCCCGCCGGCACGCCCCGCAGGACCGGCGGCTCTCCGGGGCGGCCACCGCGATGGTGCTCAACGGCGCGTACCTGGTCGACCGGGCCGCGCTGGACGGTTTCGCGGCGCTGGTCGGCGAGCTGGCCGAGCGGCACCCGGAGCTGCGGCTGGAGCTGACCGGCCCGTGGCCGCCGTACTCCTTCGTGGCGGAACCCTCGGCGGACCCGGTGCCCGCGGACCCGGTGCGCGGAGAGTCGACGCACGCGGAGCCGACGCATGCCGAACCGGCGCGCGGGGAGCCGGTGTGA
- a CDS encoding gas vesicle protein: MTGVRIRGDGDRERWRDRGGREEPDRYADDEDYEPVTAAEAAREGLRQLVGLTGRDPLGITSIQPTDDGWLVGVEVVEDHRIPASTDLLGLYEVELDMAGSLLGYRRTRRYQRGKGDVS; the protein is encoded by the coding sequence ATGACGGGAGTACGGATCCGCGGCGACGGCGACCGGGAGCGGTGGCGGGACCGGGGCGGCCGGGAGGAGCCCGACCGGTACGCCGACGACGAGGACTACGAGCCGGTCACGGCCGCCGAGGCCGCCCGGGAGGGGCTGCGCCAGCTCGTCGGGCTGACCGGCAGGGACCCGCTCGGGATCACCTCGATCCAGCCCACCGACGACGGCTGGCTGGTCGGGGTGGAGGTGGTCGAGGACCACCGGATCCCGGCGTCGACCGACCTGCTCGGCCTCTACGAGGTCGAGCTGGACATGGCGGGCAGCCTGCTCGGCTACCGGCGGACCCGCCGCTACCAGCGCGGCAAGGGGGACGTGAGCTGA
- a CDS encoding gas vesicle protein GvpG → MDILWALLTLPYAPVRGLTSVVKVIAREAETRQYNPVNIRHELEELDRAAAAGDITPEERDRGQQQVLDRLTTPAGGTGRTPSRPAGPGRRPPPARRRSTDGRADQDRRRGR, encoded by the coding sequence ATGGACATCCTGTGGGCGTTGCTGACCCTGCCGTACGCACCCGTGCGGGGGCTGACCTCGGTGGTCAAGGTGATCGCCCGGGAGGCGGAGACCCGGCAGTACAACCCGGTCAACATCCGGCACGAGCTGGAGGAGCTGGACCGGGCGGCGGCGGCCGGCGACATCACGCCCGAGGAACGGGACCGGGGCCAGCAGCAGGTGCTGGACCGGTTGACCACCCCGGCCGGCGGCACCGGACGTACGCCGTCCCGGCCCGCCGGCCCGGGTCGCCGGCCGCCCCCGGCCCGGCGTCGGTCCACGGACGGACGGGCTGACCAGGACCGCCGGCGAGGGAGATGA